The region TCATCGACATTCTCTTTCGAGTTATAAACGTCAGACCAATCAACAGAGCTTAAATCTTCTTGGAGgcgttcaatatttttgtcactaaAGTTGCGACAgatcctatatttcttttccatttttgcgagtgattgcattgtttggatatgggtaaaaataagaaaatgatcggATATGTCTGTCGTTACAATGCCAGCTTTCGGAAGAGGGTGAGAGTTACAGAATATATTATCTATAAGCGTAGCAGAATGATCAGTAATACGGGTTGGTCTAGAAATAATCGGCAAAAAAGTAGAAGTTAACATTAATTCAAGGAAATCGTTTGTTGCAGAGTGATTACTGGTCAAgagattaatattgaaatcaccagtgatgatacaattgttatttatcaattctCCGTTTTGCAAAAGTTCATTAGTAGCAAGTAAAAAATCTTCTATACAAGAAGTTTGAGGAGGTCTGTAGATGACACCTATTAgagttttcttatctttttgaagTTTTACTTCTACAAATAAGGATTCgatgatatcattcatatattcaaattcatgtcTAATTGCATAATCAAATGAAGACGGAATATATAATGCTAGTCCAcctccaattttatttttcctattgtttataacaatatcaTAATTCGGGATGGTGCATAAGGAATTAGGTGTTTCCGTGAACCAAGTTTCAGTAAGAGCAATGATTGGGGGATtggcaaattgtgtattttctaataataatcGTAATTTCTCGAAGTTTTGGTTAGCGCTTCTTAtattcaaatgcaaaataaaaacatcatctTCTCCAATCAATTTAGCATAGtctttgaatgaattttctgtataatatggagaagaggaaagattgtatgctttatcatgaatatcgaattcaacttgaagttcatcaaaattatttgtaagaatatcagtagaaaatctatcaaatggagTATGATGATTTGAGATAATATTACTTTTATCCTGACTTGGATGATTTAGTAATaagaaatcatcattattcagaTGATAAAATGGGAAATCACGCATATTATCCACCATTATTAAATAGAATATATTgccattttaaatcaaaatctttgTAAGCTGAGCATATAAAGCATCTTTTAGATTTGATACCGTCATGACCCCAAATTCGAGTTTGAAAAATACTGCAGTTGTAATagttaacaaaataaagattatttgatACAATTATTAACGGTCGATGAAGAATATTTGCAcacaaaaataagtaaaatgacCTCCATGAAATGTCTGGTATTGAAACATTATTGAAAGGGCAGTGAAAGAATGCAAAATATACCACggaaaataacacaaaattGATCGATGCGAAAAATTTTGTGACGTGAAtttcataagaaataaaaagaatactggaaaatggaaaaacatGGATAGTCCTTCTACAGCTTAGAAAAGTCCTCTctggaatgaatgatgatgggttgACACTTCTCATCCTTCCTTACATAGATTCGGCCATTCTGGGTCCACAAGAACTTGTATCCGGCATCTCGGCGGGCCTTGTTGACATCTTTCATTAGCTCCTTAGTGGAAGCGATCAAGTTTTCATTGAGGTAGATCTTGCCATCGCTGTTGTATCCAAGATCCTTTGTGGAGAGAGTCTTCAGCTTCCTTCTCCCATCGTACATGATGTTCCGAGCTCGTCTTGTGGTGAATCGCACGATGATTGGGCGGGCTTTGTTATCAGCTTGGCGTTTGGAACCCAGCCGATGAACCACATCGAAGTCGGATGCTGCAAGCTCAGGGCTGATGTGTTTCGCGATATTAAGTACGATCCTTTCAGGAACCTCGCCCTGTCGTTCTGGTACACCTGCCACCTCCAAGTTGACTCTTCTGTGGTACTGGTCAAGTTCGTTAAGCTGGAAGGTCAACTCACTGAATCTCTTCTGAAGACAGATGTTTTGTTCCTTCagttctctgttttccttttctATCTTCTCGGCCTTCAACTTCATTTCCTCAAATTTCTCGTTGAGGAACGACAGCGAGTTGACAATACTACTTTGTCCCTCTCGTATACTGTCGATCGACTGTTCCAAGACGGTCAActtagcattcaaggaattggaAAGTTTCCCTAGCTCATTCTTGATCAGTGATAGAAGATAGTTTTCATTCGTCTCTTATATCACCAGAGTTGTTTTTCGACGACTTTCTCTTCCCAGACATCGTGACGTCACAATTACATGAAACAATCAGAATTAAGCGCACAAAGAATGGTTGCGCAAAGAGATACCAGTCATGCGTTCCATCCAAGCCAGTATGCGTTTAATGATGAGTTGCTAGGCAATGACGCGTAAATGATGCTAGTTTTAGAAGTCTATTGACACTTTCTTCtccaaaatgatcaaaatttcaaGTTAAAAATGTTTGATAGTATCCAAATAAGTAATCCAAATGAAAAATGAGTATATCCTTGATATTCACTATCCAGTTTCTGATGCAACCATATAaaactttttcacaaaatgtcaggaaacacggtaaaattgcacaaaatgtcAGAGCACTTTTAAAACACGTCCGACCTCTCCAACCTCTATCAGACCATtgatacaaattatgaaaaatgaatcttgcaattcagagaaacttattatcgttatcatttatcattgttatcatcattgctcttatgattatcacaattattattattatgattattatgatcattgttgtaatcattcttattactgttattattgttattgatattgtaattatttttattaatattatcataattatcaagtattgatattaacat is a window of Lytechinus variegatus isolate NC3 chromosome 2, Lvar_3.0, whole genome shotgun sequence DNA encoding:
- the LOC121406861 gene encoding uncharacterized protein LOC121406861, whose product is MKLKAEKIEKENRELKEQNICLQKRFSELTFQLNELDQYHRRVNLEVAGVPERQGEVPERIVLNIAKHISPELAASDFDVVHRLGSKRQADNKARPIIVRFTTRRARNIMYDGRRKLKTLSTKDLGYNSDGKIYLNENLIASTKELMKDVNKARRDAGYKFLWTQNGRIYVRKDEKCQPIIIHSREDFSKL